GTCCAGAGGGGTGAATCCAACCGCTCCACAAACTGATACAAAGTCCCCAAAGAAAGGCATTGCCGTCGCAACGAGGGTGATCGCCGCCATGTACACAGAGGTATACATCAGCCGCCACACCCATGCTTTGCGCCTCATGTTCTTCGCCTGAATGCGCTCTTCAAAGTATGCATATGTTGGCCTGCAGTATATCTTTGGAAAGAAGCACAGTCAGTTACTGGGTTGCTGCCGAGAAATTCCTGGTGGAATTTAGAGGTTCGCCAGTTACCTGAAAGCAACCTGTGATCTGAATCACTGCAAATAGGTTTGCCATTACAATTGCCCATGCTGGAGCAGTCAGGGAGGACAGGATGTATGGCTGGACTTCAGATCCGAAAGACCAATAGCCGCTGAACGCCAGTGTCCAGTAGGACATGACGATTAACAGGTACGCCGTTGAGACGCCCTTGTACATGTTCCTCCTGACCGGTTCTCGGATAGTGCTCTGTGAATGATTTCAGCCAATTTAATTTACAGAAGAATTGCTGGTGTACTAACAAGTCAATATGAAACGTCTGACGATGGAAACCTGAATTTCTGGCAGCATCGCATCACCAAATGAGAACGCTATTGTGCCCAGTGCATTGAAACCTCTGAAGATCTTAGTTGCGGTGGTTCCTTGCAGGCTGTAGCCAACTTCCTTCCGGTCAATCCGATGTCCTGCAGAAGAACATGATTTCCATATCCTCAGGAATttcagtacttgatgcaaaattaTTATTTGCTGATTTTTTACCATCATATAGTGTGACGCTAATGGCTGTCACGGCAAATCCAATGGTGCTAGCGGTGCAGGTGGCATTCACCCACCGCAGCGAATGTATGTCAGGAAGCTGGGAGAGGAACATCTCGAATGCGCCAAACAGAAGGATGAAGTGTTGCAGCGTGACCGCGGCGCCATCGTCGGCGGCGTAGTAGTGCCTGTAGACAGCCTTGAGGCTGCTGCCAGCAGCAATCTGGATTGCGACGTTGTTGCCAATTGACGCCACTTGCTGGAAGAATGACACGTACCAGTAGCCCCAGGGACCTTCAACAAAGTGCAGCTTCTTGTCATCACTCAAGGTAAATCTTTCATAGACTTCTGGGATGTTAATAATCACTTGGTCGATGCATAAGGGTATCATAGGTGAGATATTACTActaaataaatcataaacaagaaCTATTTTCACATACAGTATTGTCACTTGGAGAACTATTCTCTTTTAGGCAATGGAAGAAGGAGGGAGAACTATCTGATGGGAGAAAAACTGTACCCACCAAAGATGCTCTTTGCAAGAAGCCGGTAGCTGGTGTGCTTCTCTCCGTTCCACTGCCACAGCGAGGCAACAACCAAGCTAGAACACCAGGTAACTAGTGTCCCTATGACCAAGCTGCAAACACCTGTAG
This Lolium perenne isolate Kyuss_39 chromosome 1, Kyuss_2.0, whole genome shotgun sequence DNA region includes the following protein-coding sequences:
- the LOC127320862 gene encoding GABA transporter 1, with the protein product MSPTRGGAQEDQAGEADSVDREAISGAAEGGKGTWRHTAFHVATTIATPAAYAPLPFALASLGWPLGVCSLVIGTLVTWCSSLVVASLWQWNGEKHTSYRLLAKSIFGPWGYWYVSFFQQVASIGNNVAIQIAAGSSLKAVYRHYYAADDGAAVTLQHFILLFGAFEMFLSQLPDIHSLRWVNATCTASTIGFAVTAISVTLYDGHRIDRKEVGYSLQGTTATKIFRGFNALGTIAFSFGDAMLPEIQSTIREPVRRNMYKGVSTAYLLIVMSYWTLAFSGYWSFGSEVQPYILSSLTAPAWAIVMANLFAVIQITGCFQIYCRPTYAYFEERIQAKNMRRKAWVWRLMYTSVYMAAITLVATAMPFFGDFVSVCGAVGFTPLDFVLPALAFLKAGKLPKNPGLRHAAKALGSTVAVLFSVVGALACIGAIRAIVLDIKTYKFFHDM